The sequence below is a genomic window from Streptomyces sp. NBC_00582.
CCATCCGTCGCCGTTGCTCGCGGACGAGACCTCCGAGTTCGAGCTGGCGCTGGCCGATGTCGCGGTCCCGATGAGCAGCAATACCGCGGCGGCAGTGACTCCGGATATGCGGCTCAGACGGACGCTTGCCTTCATTCTCCAACCCCTTCCGACAGAAAACTCCTACGGCGCGGCACGTTGTGGAACGGGACGCGTGGATCGAGTATCCCCACATTCCCCGAGCCGGAGTTCGCATTCCGTCCCGAGGTCTTGGCCGTTCGTCCACACTCGGGCGTCGCCGAGAGCTGTGCGCATCAGAAGGACGCCGGCTTCGGGCGCGGGTGCAGGCAGATGCTCCGGGCCAGGGCGAGTCCCCTAGACCCTCGACCGAGCAGTGCCTTGGCGAGCGCCCCGCCTCGCCGGCCGCAGCTGCGAAGACCGAAGAATTCCGCACACCTCGTCGGCGTCCGGTTCGCCGCGCCCTCAGATGCGGGCGAAGACGTTGACCACCACTCCGATGTAGAGAATGACGAGGATGGTCCAGAAGGTGTAGACGATGCCGGGATACCGGATGTAGAGCGGAATTCGGATGGTTGGATAACGCTTGCGAAGTTCACGGGGGGTCGGCGTACCCCCGAACTGCTGAGGAAGAGCCGCTCTACGCCACACCTCGTCGAGTTCGGCCTCACGCCACTGGCGGGGATTGAGCATGACGGCGGCGCGGTCGTCAGCCACGACGAGCACCGCGTCGGCGATGCCGCTGGAGTCGATATGGGTCCGGGCCACGAAGCCGGGCCCTTCGATGACGGTCAGTCGGCGTGCCCAGTTGCGGACCAGGACGGCACCGTCCACAAGTGCCACATACGTGTTCAGGGTGTGCAGGATCGCATAGGCCACGTACCACAGGAAGGGAAGCGCGACGAGGGCGACGGCCGCGGGGACCGCCATCGATCCGAGCCCCTCACTGGTGCCACGCCCGCCCGCGAGCAGGCTCGTCATGCTGATGCCTGGCACGATGACCGCCGGTACGACGGCTAGTGCAACGCGCCCGAACCGGCCCTTGTCCGGGGATACGAAAAGCTCTGTACTGCGGTCATTCACGGCTGCCCTCCGGTCTCTCCACACACGGCGACCAAGGGAAGGCCGTCACGGACGTCACCCGCGCCCCAACTTTGTTGCTGTGCTGTCCCCTTCAGCGCTCTTCATTAGATCCTGCTGCCCCTGGTAGGGCAACTGCCCCCGCTGCGCGTTGAATTGAGGCCGTAGAGCGTCGAACTGATGCTCTGTTTCAGCTGTCTCCTGACGAGCTCGTGCGGTAGGCCGTGAGACCTCGAGCTCGGGACCCGAGTGGCGCGAAGCCACGAGCGGTTCGTCGAGAAACAGGGATTCGCCTTCCGGGCGCGCCCCGGTGCGATACGTCTCAACGGCGTGGTCAGGTTCGGCCGGGAGGCGGTGTCCACCCCAACCGGCGACGTGGTGGGTGGTGGTTCGGACATACTCGTACTCGACGACAACGGCCGCATCAAGACCGATTACATGTTCCCGGGCTCCTGACCGGGGGCGGCGCAAGCCGTTGCCCCGGCGGCTGCTGAGAGCGCCTCGGCCGTCGCCGGGTCGGCCGGCAGGAACGCCTCCAGCTTCAGCTCGGCAAGCGTCACGTCGACGGCGGTGGCGAAGGTCGTCACAGTCGTCATCAGGTGCAGCTCACCGTACGAGGACCGCAGGCGGAGCGGCACCGCGAAACCGAGTTGCCCGGCGGACGGCTCCAGCTCGGGCACGTAGCCGGTGAGTTCGGCGCGCAACTCCTCCAGATGGCCAAGGCGCACCAAGATGTGGCGCGCCCACTCGGCGAGGTTGAGGATACGGGGAGCCAGTCCGTCGGGATGCAGCGCCAGGCGGTAAATATTCGTGCCCGGACCCACCAGCTCGGCAGCCGCGCCCTCGGTGATCAAGTCGAATGCGGTGTTCGCGGCGATCAGGTCACCGCCCCGGTCCGCAACCAGCGCCGGATACGGCAGATGCCCGCGGAGGATGTGATCGATCGCCGTGCGCACGGGGGCCAGCACCGGATCTTCCAATGAGCTCTCCGGGTAGGCGGGCGCATACCCGGCAGACAGCAGCAGCTCGTTGCACTCCCGCAGGGGCAGCTCCAGCGACTCGGCCAGGCGCACGACCATGTTCCGGCCTGGGACGGACCTGCCAGATTCAATGAAGCTGAGGTGGCGCTGGGTGGTGCCCGCTCGCAGTGCCAGGTCGAGCTGGCTGACATGACGGCTAGTGCGACGTTCACGAAGCGTACGAGGAAAGTCCACGGGCCTGTTGTAACGGCAGCGGAGGGTTCCAGGCCATTCCCCGCAGGGAATTGTCGCCACTCGTTCCGGTCGTGAACATTGCCGACATGGACATCGGTGTACTGCTTCCGACCGGAACCGCCCAGTGGGGCCCTGCCGACGACGCCCGCGAGTTGATCGCGTTCGGCCGGTATGCCGAACGCTTGGGCCTTTCCTCGCTCTTCGTCAACGATTCCCTGATCAGCCCGCGCGTCGAGGCGCTCACGATGCTGGCCGCACTCGCCCCGGTGACCGAGACCGTGACGCTGGGCACAGCCGCACTGATGCCGTTCCTACGTCGGCCGATCCAGGCAGCGCAGGCACTTGCGTCGATCGACCTGCTGTCCGGTGGCCGACTCACCGTGGCTGTCGGCGCCGGCTTCCCCGGCCGATTCGGGCGGCCCCTCTACACGCTGTCCGAGCTGCCGTGGGAGAGGCGCTTCGCCCGCCTGGACGAGACTGTCGCGCTGTGGCGGGCCCTGTGGGGCGGCGCCGGCACCTTCCACGGCGAGATCCTCCGGTTCGACGACATCCCGCCCACGACCAGGCCGTCCCGTGCCGGCGGCCCACCCATCTGGCTCGGCGGCGCGACACCCACAGCTCTGGCCCGCACCGGCCGACTGTACGACGGATGGCTGCCCTACCCGCCTGACCCCGCCGACTACGCGTCCGGCCTCCGCGACGTCCACAGAGCGGCGGCCGACGCCGGACGTGCGACCGAGGACATCGCCCCCGCCCTGTTCGTCTCGGTACGGATCGACGACGACATCGAGAGCGGCCGCCGGGCACTGGACGACTACGCGCGGGCCACCTACGGAATGCCACTGGAGGAGCTGGAAAAGATCCAGGCAGTTGTCACCGGCTCCGCAGACCAGGTGCTTGAGCATCTAGGACGGTACGTCGCCGCCGGTGCTCGGCACATCGTCGCCCGCCTCGGTGCCCGGGACCTGCACTCCCAGCGCAACCAGCTCGAACGTATCGCAGACCTGATTCCTGCTGTCCAGGGGGCGGCTGATCACGCCTCCACCTCGGAAAGCTCCTGAGTCCGGCCCAGCGGCCACAAAGCGACGATTACGGGACAGCCCTTCAGGCGGAGACAGGGAAGTCCTTGCGCTTGATCTTGGCGCGGCGACCGTCCGGGTGGTGGAAGACGATGCCCTCGGCCAGGGTGCCGGGGGAGAAGTGGCTCTCCAGTTCGGCGAGGAACTCGCGAAGGCCGGCGTAGTCGCGCGGTACGCCCTGGTAGACCGGTGCCTCCAGGTTGAACGGCACGCAACGGTGGTCGTCCAGCCGCAGGGGGTTGCCCTGGATGCGGGGGCCGAGCGCTTCACAGGAGTGCTCGCCGTCCGGCCACGACGTGACGTCGGTGTTGCGGGCTGCGGCGAGAATCCATTTGTCCTCCGCGGCACCCTCGGCGGTGTCGACGTACCAGCCGTCCTCGATCCCCTGTTTCTTCTGCAGCGCGCTCGGGTTGCGCCGCTTCTCCACCCGTACCAGCCGGCCGGCCCGGACGGTGAGGCGGACGTTGGTGCCGTCGAGCTTCTCCGTCGGGGCCCCCTCGCCGTCGAACACCCATGCACATTCCACCCGCGGCCGGTCGACGACCCGGAAGTCGCCGTCCCGCTCGAACAGCGTGGGGATCTTCTCCATGACCTGCATGCCCTTTCTGACGTGACCGACCAGTTCCTCGTGGGTGATGGCCCCGGAGGCCAGGCCGCCCGCCAACGCGCGGACCAGGTCCGCGACCGAGACCTCGGCCTCGACGGCAACCCGCTTCAGCGCCTTCTTCTCCTCGGGCGAGATCCAGGCGACCAGCCGGGACCAGCCTTCGGGCGGTGTCCATCGCGCGAGCTGCTCCGGATTCTTCCGAGGCCGACCGCGTCCTCTGCGCTCCTCCATGAGCAGGACCTTAGGGCGGCATTTAATGGTGTGTCAATTGGCATAACAGAAAATGGCAGACGGGGACCTCGGGTGGCGCGACCGCACCTGCGCCGCCGGCGTCGTGGCTCCAACTGGCCTCGGGCGGCTGCCCTATGAAGGGGTACGTCTCGCATGCGTCTCACTGCGTGACGAGCCGTAAAGCGCTTTGCTCTCTCGATCCGACCGCCCCTATGGTGCGATGACATCGGAGTCCGCGCTCACCGGACGGTGCCTGGACTGTGGGGGTGGTCGTCGTGGGTGTGTTCGTTCGGATCAGGGGCTGGCTGGAGTGCGATGAACGGCAGCTCGCTCAGGTCAAGGAGATCGTCGAAGCGGACGATCCCGATCGGACGTACGGCGGGGGCTGGGCCTTTCCCGCGCGGCAGTACAACTTCACCAATTGGGTCTTCTTCGGGGCCGAGATGCGCGCACAGTCAGTCGACTGGTTCCTGGAGCAACTGCGCCATGTGGCGCGGGTTCCGGCCTCCGACGACGACAACGACCTGATCACCGGACTGTTCCTCGTGAGCCACGAGTCCGAGGGCATGAGCGAGTGGCAGGTTCGCGACGGCGTCGTGCTGATCGGAGCCCCGAGCGGGGCGTATCAGTTCCTTGACGAGTGAGTAGGCCGGTGAGAAGCCATCGACTGTTTCTCAGTTGGTGGCTGGGGCCTGCGGAGACCCTTGATGGAGCTGGGGACGCGCTGCCTCGGCTGTCCTGATCTGCGGTTCGTCGGCAACGCTGATGTAATGACGTGGCCGTCCCTGTGGCCCAGGTCACAAGAGTCGAGAAATGCCTGAGGAGTCAGCTACTGTTTGATCAGGTGAACGGCTCGCATCAGGCGGGCGCGCCGCCTCCCCGCCGAGGTCTTCGATGAAGCTCATCCATGTCTTCTACGCCTCCTGCGGCTGGTCGCACGGTTTCTCCGCGACCCGGCTGCCGGTCGAGGTCGTCTCCGGCGGCCTGTTCGCCGGGCCGCGCAGAGGGCCGATCCGCGAGTTCGGCCACGTCCAGGCCGCGAAGGCGAGCATCGCCGAGATGACCGGCACCGAGTTCGGCGAGCCGTACGAGCGGCTGATCGCCGACGCGGTGGTCACCGCTTTCGAAGGCCCCGAGGCGTCGTCTGCGGCGGCGGACGACTTCCGCCGCGCGGTTGAGCCGGACGTCACCGGCCTTCGCGCCCTGCTCGCTGTCGACGGAGATTCCGTCGCCCCCGTGGCCCTTGGCCATGCCACGGCCGAAGGGATCGACCCGCGGCTCGCATCCCTTCGCCGTCCCTGAACCTCCCCGTCCCCGACCCGACTCGGACAGGAGCTACACATGAGCACGCTCGACTTCAAGGTCCTCGATCTGGACTTCCCGGCCGGCAGCAAGAACAAGACCGCCACCCTCGTCACCGGTGAGACGGACGCCCTGCTGGTCGACGCCGGCTTCACCCGCGCCGACGGCCACCGCCTCGCCGCCGAGATCCTCGACTCCGGCAAGAAGCTGACCACCGTCCTCATCAGCCACGGCGACCCCGACTTCTACTTCGGCGCCGAGGTGATCGCCGACGCCTTCCCCGACGCCGTCTTCGTCGCCACCCCCATCGTCATCGAGCACATCGCCCACTCCTACGAGGGCAAGCTCAAGGCGTGGGCGGCCCTCGGCCCCAACCTCCCCACCCGCCTGGTCGACCTCACCCCGCTCACCGGCGACCTCACCCTCGAAGGCCACCGCTTCGAGCTCAGGGGCGGCCCCGCCGGCCTGCCCGACCGCCACTACCTCTGGCAGGCCGAGCACCGCGCCCTGCTCGGCGGTGTCCTGCTCTTCCAGCAGGAGCACGTCTGGGTCGCCGACACCCCCACCCCCGGCGACCGCGCCGCCTGGATCGACCTGCTCGACGAGATGGCCGCCCTCGACCCGGAACTGGTCGTCCCCGGCCACCGTCTGCCCGGCACCGCGGCCGACGCCTCCGCCATCACCGCCACCCGTGACTACCTGATCGCCTTCGAGGAGGAGCTCGGCAAGGCGGCCGACGGCGCCGCGCTCACCGAGGCCCTGGTGGCCCGCTACCCCGGCCACGGCATGCTGATCGCCGCGCAGATCGGCGCGAAGGTCGCCAAGGGCGAGATGAAGTGGGGCTGACATGAACGACTTCGCCGCCTCCACCGCCCCCGCCGACGTCGTACGCCGCCAGTACCTGGCCTCGGCGGCCGGTGACCTGGACGCCCTGCGCGCCACCCTCGCCCCGGACGTCGAGTGGACCGAGATGGCCGGCTTCCCCCTCGCCGGCACCTACCGCACCCCCGAGGGCGTGACCTCAAACGTCATGGAACAGCTCGGCAAGGACTGGGAGGGCTGGGCCGCCCACGACGACACCTACGTCGTCGACGGCGAGAACGTCGTCGTCCTCGCCCGCTACACCGCGACCAACAAGGCCACCGGCAAACCCATCGACGTCCGCGTCGCCCACCACTTCATCGTCCGTGGGGGTCTGATCGTGCGCTTCGAGCAGTTCGTGGACACGGCCCTGGTCCGCGACGCCATGACCGGCTGAACACCCCCGATCGCATCACCGCACGGCAGGAGAGATCCGCATGTCCGCAGCCGACAACAAGGCACTTGTCCTCGCCTTCTACGAGCAGGCGTTCAACGACTACCAGCCGGAGCAGGCCGCTGCCGCCCACCTCGGTGAGAGTTACACCCAGCACAACCCGGAGGCGCAGGACGGCCCCGACGCCTTCGTCGGCTACGTCCACTGGCTGCGCGGGCAGTTCCCCGACCTGCGCCTGGACATCAAGCGCACGATCGCCGAAGGGGACCTCGTGGTCACCCACAGCAACCTGCACCTGAAGCCCGGTGACCGCGGCATGGCCGTCGCCGACTTCTGGCGCGTCGCCGACGGCAGGATCGTCGAGCACTGGGACGTGATCCAGGAAGTGCCCGAGAAGAGCGCCAACGACAACACCATGTTCTGAGTTCCGCGTCCGTACGCGTCCCGGGACGGATCGGCATCACGATTCTTTCCGGCACGCGTGCGGACACCGCACCACCCTCCGCGTGTCGCGCTGCATGGCACGGCAGGCGGGTTTCACGCTGCTTCCGCGGCCCTCCCGCTCCCTGGCGTCTCCGCCTGAGAACCAACCCGGCGCTGGCGTCGGTTGTCCGGAGGGGGCGTGTGGCTCGGTTCGCGCACCATG
It includes:
- a CDS encoding helix-turn-helix domain-containing protein → MDFPRTLRERRTSRHVSQLDLALRAGTTQRHLSFIESGRSVPGRNMVVRLAESLELPLRECNELLLSAGYAPAYPESSLEDPVLAPVRTAIDHILRGHLPYPALVADRGGDLIAANTAFDLITEGAAAELVGPGTNIYRLALHPDGLAPRILNLAEWARHILVRLGHLEELRAELTGYVPELEPSAGQLGFAVPLRLRSSYGELHLMTTVTTFATAVDVTLAELKLEAFLPADPATAEALSAAAGATACAAPGQEPGNM
- a CDS encoding LLM class flavin-dependent oxidoreductase; amino-acid sequence: MDIGVLLPTGTAQWGPADDARELIAFGRYAERLGLSSLFVNDSLISPRVEALTMLAALAPVTETVTLGTAALMPFLRRPIQAAQALASIDLLSGGRLTVAVGAGFPGRFGRPLYTLSELPWERRFARLDETVALWRALWGGAGTFHGEILRFDDIPPTTRPSRAGGPPIWLGGATPTALARTGRLYDGWLPYPPDPADYASGLRDVHRAAADAGRATEDIAPALFVSVRIDDDIESGRRALDDYARATYGMPLEELEKIQAVVTGSADQVLEHLGRYVAAGARHIVARLGARDLHSQRNQLERIADLIPAVQGAADHASTSESS
- a CDS encoding RNA ligase family protein, with translation MEERRGRGRPRKNPEQLARWTPPEGWSRLVAWISPEEKKALKRVAVEAEVSVADLVRALAGGLASGAITHEELVGHVRKGMQVMEKIPTLFERDGDFRVVDRPRVECAWVFDGEGAPTEKLDGTNVRLTVRAGRLVRVEKRRNPSALQKKQGIEDGWYVDTAEGAAEDKWILAAARNTDVTSWPDGEHSCEALGPRIQGNPLRLDDHRCVPFNLEAPVYQGVPRDYAGLREFLAELESHFSPGTLAEGIVFHHPDGRRAKIKRKDFPVSA
- a CDS encoding MBL fold metallo-hydrolase, which produces MSTLDFKVLDLDFPAGSKNKTATLVTGETDALLVDAGFTRADGHRLAAEILDSGKKLTTVLISHGDPDFYFGAEVIADAFPDAVFVATPIVIEHIAHSYEGKLKAWAALGPNLPTRLVDLTPLTGDLTLEGHRFELRGGPAGLPDRHYLWQAEHRALLGGVLLFQQEHVWVADTPTPGDRAAWIDLLDEMAALDPELVVPGHRLPGTAADASAITATRDYLIAFEEELGKAADGAALTEALVARYPGHGMLIAAQIGAKVAKGEMKWG
- a CDS encoding nuclear transport factor 2 family protein translates to MNDFAASTAPADVVRRQYLASAAGDLDALRATLAPDVEWTEMAGFPLAGTYRTPEGVTSNVMEQLGKDWEGWAAHDDTYVVDGENVVVLARYTATNKATGKPIDVRVAHHFIVRGGLIVRFEQFVDTALVRDAMTG
- a CDS encoding nuclear transport factor 2 family protein produces the protein MSAADNKALVLAFYEQAFNDYQPEQAAAAHLGESYTQHNPEAQDGPDAFVGYVHWLRGQFPDLRLDIKRTIAEGDLVVTHSNLHLKPGDRGMAVADFWRVADGRIVEHWDVIQEVPEKSANDNTMF